Part of the Vicinamibacteria bacterium genome, TTCTCGCCCACACCCGGTCACGGTCGACGGGAGCGCCAGCGTCCAGGAGTCCTTGGACGAAATGGTCAACAAGGGAGTCGACGCGATCGTCGTGGTGGAAGAAGGAATCGCCGTTGGGATGTTCACCGCGAGCGATCTGGCCCGCCGGGTCAGTTACAAGAGGCTCCCCATGGATCGGACGGCGGTCAAAGATGTGATGTCGTCTCCGCTACATTACGCCGCACCGAATACGCCTTGCCGAGACGCCC contains:
- a CDS encoding CBS domain-containing protein, which produces MVNKGVDAIVVVEEGIAVGMFTASDLARRVSYKRLPMDRTAVKDVMSSPLHYAAPNTPCRDA